One Sagittula stellata E-37 genomic window carries:
- a CDS encoding 4-hydroxyphenyl-beta-ketoacyl-CoA hydrolase, with the protein MNIDDLIAIDFHTHAEEPCCGPRDDGYDEFQAGMARYFRNPAGAEGMLPSVQQTAEYFRERKIGAVIFPVDAERETGFRRYSNEEVAQIAAENDDILIPFASIDPHKGKAGAREARRLVKEFGIKGFKFHPTMQGFFPNDREAAYTVYEAIAEEGGIMLFHTGQTGVGSGMKGGMGMRLKYSNPVHIDDVAVDFPDTPIVLAHPSFPWTEEGLMVAQHKPNVYIDMSGWSPKYFPEIFVKYANSILKKKMLFGSDWPAITPDRWLKDFETIGIKDEVKPLILKENARRILKI; encoded by the coding sequence ATGAACATCGACGATCTGATCGCCATCGACTTTCACACCCACGCGGAGGAGCCGTGCTGCGGCCCGCGCGACGACGGCTATGACGAGTTCCAGGCCGGGATGGCCCGGTATTTCCGGAACCCGGCGGGGGCGGAGGGGATGCTGCCTTCGGTCCAGCAGACGGCGGAGTACTTCCGCGAGCGCAAGATCGGCGCAGTGATCTTTCCGGTCGACGCGGAGCGGGAGACCGGGTTTCGCCGCTATTCCAATGAGGAAGTCGCGCAGATCGCGGCCGAGAACGACGACATCCTGATCCCCTTCGCCTCCATCGACCCGCACAAGGGCAAGGCGGGGGCGCGGGAGGCGCGGCGGCTGGTGAAGGAGTTCGGGATCAAGGGGTTCAAGTTCCACCCGACGATGCAGGGTTTCTTTCCGAACGACCGCGAGGCGGCCTACACCGTCTACGAGGCCATCGCCGAAGAAGGCGGGATCATGCTGTTCCACACCGGCCAGACGGGCGTCGGATCGGGGATGAAAGGTGGCATGGGGATGCGGTTGAAGTATTCCAACCCGGTGCACATCGACGACGTGGCGGTGGATTTCCCCGATACGCCCATCGTTCTGGCGCACCCGTCCTTCCCCTGGACCGAAGAGGGGCTGATGGTCGCCCAGCACAAGCCCAACGTCTACATCGACATGTCGGGCTGGTCGCCGAAGTACTTCCCCGAGATCTTCGTGAAATACGCTAACTCGATCCTGAAGAAGAAGATGCTCTTCGGGTCGGACTGGCCGGCGATCACGCCGGACCGCTGGCTCAAGGATTTCGAGACCATCGGGATCAAGGACGAAGTCAAACCGCTGATCCTGAAGGAAAACGCACGACGCATCCTGAAGATCTGA
- the cobT gene encoding nicotinate-nucleotide--dimethylbenzimidazole phosphoribosyltransferase codes for MTSLSDLSTLADVAALAATLPEADPAAREAADARQMSLTKPPRALGRLEDLAVFMAGWQKTDRPSITQAQALVFAGNHGICARGVNPFPQEVTAQMVANFRSGGAAINQLCRASGADLDVVELDLDTPTADFTARPAMTEDEVLKAMKIGAAAVPATTSVLVLGEMGIGNSTVAAALAAGAFGGAAVDWVGRGTGSDAAGKALKAQVIEDGRKLHADAAGLALLMAYGGREQAAICGAVIEARARRIPVILDGYICTAAVAPLFAQDKRFLDHCIVGHQSAEPGHARLLDAMEKAPVLTLDMALGEGSGAALALGVLRAALECHNGMATFAEAQVSGG; via the coding sequence ATGACGTCTCTCTCTGACCTGAGCACGCTGGCCGACGTTGCGGCCCTCGCCGCCACCTTGCCGGAGGCCGATCCCGCCGCCCGCGAGGCCGCCGATGCCCGCCAGATGAGCCTGACGAAGCCGCCGCGCGCGCTGGGACGTCTGGAGGACCTGGCCGTCTTCATGGCCGGATGGCAAAAGACCGACCGCCCCTCGATCACGCAGGCGCAGGCGCTGGTCTTTGCCGGAAACCACGGGATCTGCGCGCGGGGCGTGAACCCCTTCCCGCAGGAGGTGACGGCACAGATGGTCGCGAACTTCCGCAGCGGCGGCGCGGCGATCAACCAGCTGTGCCGCGCGTCCGGGGCCGATCTCGATGTCGTCGAACTGGACCTCGACACACCCACCGCCGATTTCACCGCCAGACCGGCCATGACCGAGGATGAGGTGCTAAAGGCGATGAAGATCGGTGCGGCCGCCGTGCCCGCGACGACCTCTGTCCTGGTGCTGGGCGAGATGGGGATCGGCAACTCCACCGTCGCCGCAGCCCTTGCCGCCGGGGCCTTCGGCGGTGCGGCTGTCGACTGGGTGGGCCGTGGCACCGGTTCCGACGCGGCAGGCAAGGCGCTGAAGGCACAGGTGATCGAAGACGGCCGCAAGCTGCACGCGGATGCCGCGGGGCTGGCGCTGCTCATGGCCTACGGCGGACGCGAGCAGGCGGCGATCTGCGGCGCGGTGATCGAGGCCCGCGCCCGCCGCATTCCGGTGATCCTCGACGGCTACATATGCACCGCCGCCGTCGCGCCGCTGTTCGCGCAGGACAAGCGGTTCCTCGACCATTGCATCGTCGGCCACCAAAGCGCGGAACCGGGCCACGCCCGCCTTCTGGACGCAATGGAGAAGGCGCCGGTCCTGACGCTGGACATGGCGCTTGGCGAGGGGTCGGGCGCGGCGCTGGCGCTGGGGGTGCTGCGCGCGGCGCTGGAATGCCACAATGGCATGGCGACCTTTGCCGAGGCGCAGGTCTCGGGCGGATGA
- the cobS gene encoding adenosylcobinamide-GDP ribazoletransferase: MSTARRLDQIRLAVMFLTRLPVGTLPDPVPTLAEARWAFPLAGLPVGLAGGLVFALAGWAGLAPLLAAVLALAAMVMMTGALHFDGLADVADGFGGGRDASHALEIMRDSRIGSYGAVALVLTVGAWAAALSGLTPARGLLALVALSVLSRLAMLVLLVELPSVRAKGLGQSASASDGRPYLPGALLAVVLILPLGGSGLAALCAVAVTASLVAWRAQRRIGGQTGDVLGAAQLLCETAGLAALTLG, translated from the coding sequence ATGAGCACGGCGCGCCGCCTCGACCAGATCCGGCTGGCGGTGATGTTCCTGACCCGCCTGCCGGTGGGCACCCTGCCCGATCCCGTGCCGACGCTGGCCGAGGCACGCTGGGCCTTTCCGCTGGCGGGCCTGCCGGTGGGGCTGGCCGGGGGATTGGTCTTTGCGCTGGCGGGCTGGGCCGGGCTGGCGCCTTTGCTCGCTGCCGTGCTGGCGCTGGCGGCGATGGTCATGATGACCGGCGCGCTGCACTTCGACGGGCTGGCGGATGTGGCCGATGGGTTCGGCGGCGGACGCGATGCGTCCCACGCGCTGGAGATCATGCGCGACAGCCGGATCGGCAGCTATGGCGCTGTGGCGCTGGTGTTGACGGTGGGCGCATGGGCGGCGGCGCTGTCCGGCCTGACGCCCGCACGCGGACTGCTGGCGCTGGTCGCGCTGTCGGTGCTCAGCCGACTTGCCATGCTGGTCTTGCTGGTGGAGCTGCCATCGGTGCGCGCCAAGGGGCTGGGCCAGTCGGCCAGCGCTTCCGACGGACGCCCCTACCTTCCGGGCGCGCTTCTGGCCGTGGTGCTGATCCTGCCGTTGGGGGGCAGCGGGCTGGCCGCGCTTTGCGCCGTGGCGGTGACCGCATCGCTCGTGGCGTGGCGCGCGCAACGGCGGATCGGCGGGCAGACCGGCGATGTCCTGGGGGCCGCGCAACTGCTGTGCGAAACCGCCGGGCTTGCCGCGCTGACGCTGGGATGA
- the cobU gene encoding bifunctional adenosylcobinamide kinase/adenosylcobinamide-phosphate guanylyltransferase, whose protein sequence is MKKSILITGGARSGKSALAERLALSRSGRAVYIATAEARDDEMRDRIAQHRARRGAGWTDHEAPLDLVGTLDATDGDAPRLVDCLTLWLTNLMLSGADWRAAGTALAEALPRQTAPVVLVTNEVGSGIVPDNRLAREFRDAAGWLNQTIATACDEVYLSVAGCPLKVKPDDVSL, encoded by the coding sequence ATGAAAAAGTCGATACTGATCACGGGCGGCGCCCGCTCCGGCAAATCGGCCCTCGCCGAAAGGCTGGCGCTGTCGCGTTCCGGCCGGGCGGTCTATATCGCCACCGCCGAGGCCCGTGACGACGAGATGCGCGACCGGATCGCGCAGCACCGCGCCCGCCGGGGCGCCGGGTGGACGGATCACGAGGCGCCGCTCGATCTTGTCGGAACGCTCGACGCCACGGACGGCGACGCACCGCGCCTTGTCGACTGCCTCACGCTTTGGCTGACGAACCTGATGCTGTCCGGCGCGGACTGGCGCGCGGCTGGCACGGCACTGGCCGAGGCCCTGCCCCGGCAGACCGCCCCCGTGGTGCTGGTGACCAACGAGGTCGGTTCTGGCATCGTGCCCGACAACCGGCTTGCGCGCGAGTTCCGCGATGCCGCGGGCTGGCTCAACCAAACCATCGCAACCGCCTGCGACGAGGTCTATCTCTCGGTCGCGGGCTGCCCTCTGAAGGTGAAACCCGATGACGTCTCTCTCTGA
- a CDS encoding DUF3237 domain-containing protein: protein MPFFQPPELRHAFDLTVELDPIREMGRGRTGRRRIIPIVGGTCEGDRIKGRVLNLGADWQTIWDGGVSELDTRYGIETHDGATIEIINYGRRFGPEDVMARVAAGKDVDPAEYYMRTHCRLETGDPRYAWVNAPLFLGTGGRRAASVVISFYEIA, encoded by the coding sequence ATGCCATTTTTCCAGCCGCCAGAGTTGCGCCACGCCTTCGACCTGACCGTCGAGCTTGATCCGATCCGGGAAATGGGGCGTGGCCGTACCGGGCGCCGCCGGATCATCCCGATCGTCGGCGGCACGTGCGAGGGCGACCGCATCAAGGGCCGTGTCCTGAACCTCGGCGCCGACTGGCAGACGATCTGGGACGGCGGGGTCTCCGAACTCGACACCCGCTACGGGATCGAAACGCATGACGGCGCGACCATCGAGATCATCAACTACGGCCGCCGCTTCGGACCGGAGGACGTGATGGCACGCGTCGCCGCGGGTAAGGACGTCGATCCGGCGGAGTACTACATGCGCACCCACTGCCGCCTCGAAACCGGCGACCCGCGCTATGCCTGGGTGAACGCGCCGCTGTTTCTGGGCACAGGCGGGCGCAGGGCGGCCTCCGTGGTCATCTCCTTCTACGAGATCGCCTGA
- the cbiB gene encoding adenosylcobinamide-phosphate synthase CbiB, whose product MSFAATMLVALVLDAGIGWPDPLYKRVGHPVVWIGNLISLCEQRWNAGPRNRRIVFGTLTVLLVTGLPMALAALVALILPGGWAGVALTGLLAWPFVAVRSLHDHVAEVARPLGGGDLDGARQAVAMIVGRDITQLDTGGVARAGIESLAENASDGVIAPLFWGVVLGLPGIVGYKAINTMDSMIGHRTDRYEAFGKAAARLDDGVNWIPARITAALFALGTPRRLAHASRVVRRDAAAHRSPNAGWPEGAMAGILGVRLSGPRVYATHRVEEPWLNAGAPDPAARDMRRALRTYMRGMALAGGLLLALAVL is encoded by the coding sequence ATGAGCTTCGCCGCGACGATGCTGGTGGCGCTCGTGCTCGACGCCGGGATCGGCTGGCCGGATCCGCTGTACAAGCGCGTCGGTCATCCGGTCGTCTGGATCGGCAACCTGATCTCGCTGTGCGAACAGCGTTGGAATGCAGGCCCACGCAACAGGCGCATCGTCTTCGGCACGCTGACCGTCCTTCTGGTGACGGGACTTCCCATGGCCCTTGCCGCGCTTGTCGCGCTGATCCTGCCGGGCGGCTGGGCCGGGGTTGCGCTGACCGGCCTGCTCGCATGGCCCTTCGTTGCCGTCCGTTCCCTGCATGACCACGTGGCAGAGGTCGCCCGTCCGCTGGGCGGTGGCGACCTCGACGGGGCGCGACAGGCGGTGGCGATGATCGTCGGGCGCGACATCACGCAGCTCGACACCGGCGGCGTCGCCCGCGCCGGGATCGAAAGCCTGGCCGAAAACGCCTCGGACGGGGTGATCGCGCCGCTCTTCTGGGGTGTCGTTCTGGGGCTGCCGGGCATCGTGGGGTACAAGGCGATCAACACGATGGATTCGATGATCGGCCACCGCACGGACCGTTACGAGGCCTTCGGAAAAGCCGCGGCCCGGCTCGACGACGGGGTGAACTGGATCCCGGCGCGCATCACCGCCGCGCTCTTTGCCCTGGGCACGCCGCGCCGCCTGGCGCACGCGTCGCGCGTCGTCCGCAGGGATGCCGCCGCCCACCGTTCGCCCAATGCGGGCTGGCCCGAAGGCGCGATGGCGGGCATCCTTGGCGTGCGCCTTTCCGGCCCGCGCGTCTACGCCACCCACCGGGTAGAGGAGCCGTGGCTGAACGCCGGCGCTCCGGACCCTGCGGCGCGCGACATGCGCCGGGCGCTCCGGACCTACATGCGGGGCATGGCGCTGGCGGGCGGGTTGCTCCTTGCGCTCGCGGTCCTCTAG
- a CDS encoding aldo/keto reductase codes for MLKRRLGAGGPEVAALGVGAMSFSDFYGPVSVEEAHAVLDAALDAGVTHLDTSNVYGMGRSEETIGAYLKRYAGKGDMPFTIATKAAITKDAEGRRSFDNAPEHLEAELDQSLRRLGVERVALFYVHRRDPRHEIETVTEFLATLVAKGKIASFGFSEIAPTSLRRAAAVAPVAAVQSEYSLQTRLPELGLIQACQDLGTALVAFSPVGRALLSDTPPTAERVAASGFLSANPRFIGGNLERNLAASAPLRDMAADMGVATASLAIAWTLAKSPAIHAIPGTRSTAHFAELVAGAEMNLPPETLAEIERRLPVGWCHGARYSAAQSVGPEDYC; via the coding sequence ATGCTGAAACGGAGACTGGGGGCTGGCGGACCGGAAGTCGCCGCACTGGGCGTGGGTGCGATGTCCTTCTCGGACTTCTACGGTCCGGTCAGCGTCGAAGAGGCGCATGCCGTGCTCGACGCGGCGCTCGACGCGGGCGTGACGCACCTCGACACCTCCAACGTCTACGGCATGGGCCGCTCCGAAGAGACCATCGGCGCCTATCTCAAGCGCTACGCGGGGAAAGGCGACATGCCTTTTACCATCGCCACGAAGGCCGCGATCACCAAGGATGCTGAGGGACGGCGCAGCTTCGACAACGCGCCCGAACATCTGGAGGCGGAACTGGACCAGAGCCTGCGCCGCCTCGGCGTGGAGCGGGTGGCCCTGTTCTATGTCCATCGGCGCGATCCCCGGCACGAGATCGAAACGGTGACGGAGTTTCTCGCCACACTCGTGGCGAAGGGCAAGATCGCGTCCTTCGGCTTTTCCGAGATCGCACCCACCTCGCTCCGGCGCGCCGCCGCCGTGGCGCCGGTGGCCGCGGTTCAGTCGGAATACTCGCTCCAGACGCGGCTGCCTGAACTCGGCCTCATCCAGGCCTGCCAGGACCTCGGCACGGCGCTGGTCGCCTTCTCGCCGGTCGGGCGGGCGCTTCTGTCGGACACGCCACCGACGGCAGAGCGGGTCGCGGCGAGCGGTTTCCTCTCGGCCAACCCACGCTTCATCGGCGGCAACCTCGAACGGAATCTGGCCGCCAGCGCCCCTCTGCGCGATATGGCGGCCGACATGGGCGTGGCGACTGCATCTCTCGCCATCGCCTGGACGCTTGCAAAGAGCCCCGCCATCCATGCGATCCCGGGCACCCGCAGCACCGCGCATTTCGCGGAACTAGTCGCGGGCGCAGAGATGAACCTGCCGCCTGAAACCCTGGCCGAGATCGAACGCAGGCTGCCCGTGGGCTGGTGCCACGGCGCACGCTACTCGGCGGCGCAATCGGTGGGGCCGGAAGACTACTGCTGA
- a CDS encoding feruloyl-CoA synthase produces the protein MTTTPREVSFWTPRLTVDRRADGTILLGQEEPLGAYPDHMGQRFARWARETPDRIWMAEKSGDGWATLSYAKAWASIRAIGEALARRGLTQDTPVLILSGNSIAHALMALGAQHVGVPSAALAPAYALTGGDYAKLRDIAAQISPGLIFADDAAPYADAIATVFGAEVPVVSLTGTVEGRETLSFDALTATHLTDAEATAAAAVTPDTVAKFLFTSGTTGSPKAVIQTQRMLCSNQQMVQQCFTFLKETPPVVVDWAPWNHTASGNKVFNMVIYNGGTYYIDDGRPTPKAIHTTIETLRDISPTWYFNVPLGYQMLLDAFETDTKLRDTFFKRIQMLFYAGAGMSQPVWDRLTRVCDEMVPGGVLLTSGFGATETGPFSVTNTARQSKSGNLGLPAPGVTLKLVPQGDKMEARVKSPSITPGYWKNAALTQDAFDEEGFYRFGDAFRFADPDDPSQGLLFDGRLAENFKLASGTWVAVGPLRAKLTDDLGGLASDVVIAGEGHTELGALVVPNRAALREIAGEDIEGEELLGHPEVRRRTAERLAAHAKAATGSASRVMRMMYMSVPLDFDKGEVTDKGSINQRAVLRHRADLVDSLWSEDPRVIHILKS, from the coding sequence ATGACCACAACACCGCGAGAGGTGTCCTTCTGGACGCCGCGCCTGACCGTCGACCGCCGCGCGGACGGCACCATCCTGCTTGGCCAGGAAGAACCGCTCGGGGCCTATCCCGACCACATGGGCCAGCGCTTTGCCCGTTGGGCGCGTGAGACGCCGGACCGGATCTGGATGGCCGAGAAATCCGGCGACGGCTGGGCGACCCTTTCCTACGCCAAGGCTTGGGCCAGCATCCGCGCCATCGGCGAGGCACTCGCCCGCCGCGGCCTGACGCAGGACACACCGGTCCTGATCCTCTCCGGCAACTCCATCGCCCACGCGCTCATGGCGCTCGGCGCGCAGCACGTGGGCGTGCCCTCCGCCGCCCTCGCCCCCGCCTATGCGCTGACCGGCGGAGACTACGCCAAGCTGCGCGATATCGCTGCCCAGATCTCGCCGGGCCTGATCTTCGCCGACGACGCGGCCCCCTACGCCGACGCGATCGCGACGGTCTTCGGCGCAGAGGTGCCCGTGGTCTCGCTGACCGGCACGGTGGAGGGGCGCGAGACGCTGTCCTTCGACGCGCTGACAGCGACACACCTGACCGACGCAGAGGCCACCGCCGCCGCCGCCGTCACCCCCGACACCGTGGCGAAGTTCCTCTTCACCTCCGGCACAACAGGCTCGCCCAAGGCGGTGATCCAGACCCAGCGCATGCTCTGTTCCAACCAGCAGATGGTGCAGCAGTGCTTCACCTTCCTGAAGGAAACGCCCCCCGTGGTCGTCGACTGGGCGCCGTGGAACCACACCGCCTCGGGGAACAAGGTCTTCAACATGGTGATCTACAACGGCGGCACCTACTACATCGACGACGGCCGCCCGACGCCCAAGGCCATCCACACGACGATCGAAACGCTGCGCGACATCTCCCCAACCTGGTACTTCAACGTGCCGCTCGGCTACCAGATGCTGCTCGACGCGTTCGAGACCGACACGAAGCTGCGCGACACCTTCTTCAAACGCATCCAGATGCTGTTCTACGCCGGCGCGGGCATGTCGCAGCCGGTCTGGGACCGACTGACCCGCGTCTGCGACGAAATGGTGCCGGGCGGCGTGCTGCTGACCTCCGGCTTCGGCGCGACGGAAACCGGCCCCTTCTCGGTCACCAACACCGCGCGGCAGTCGAAATCCGGCAACCTCGGCCTGCCCGCACCCGGCGTGACCCTGAAACTCGTGCCGCAGGGCGACAAGATGGAGGCCCGGGTGAAAAGCCCCTCCATCACCCCCGGCTACTGGAAGAACGCGGCCCTGACCCAAGACGCCTTCGACGAGGAAGGCTTCTACCGCTTCGGCGACGCCTTCCGATTCGCCGACCCCGACGACCCGTCGCAGGGCCTGCTGTTCGACGGCCGGCTGGCGGAGAATTTCAAGCTCGCCTCCGGCACCTGGGTGGCCGTCGGCCCGCTCCGTGCGAAACTCACCGACGACCTCGGCGGCCTTGCCTCCGACGTGGTGATCGCGGGCGAAGGCCATACCGAACTCGGCGCCCTCGTCGTGCCGAACCGCGCCGCGCTGCGCGAGATCGCGGGCGAGGACATCGAGGGCGAGGAACTGCTGGGCCACCCGGAGGTCCGAAGACGCACCGCCGAGCGCCTCGCCGCCCACGCAAAGGCCGCCACCGGCTCCGCGTCCCGGGTAATGCGGATGATGTACATGTCCGTGCCGCTCGACTTCGACAAGGGCGAGGTCACGGACAAAGGCTCGATCAACCAGCGCGCCGTGCTACGGCACCGCGCCGACCTCGTGGACTCGCTCTGGTCCGAGGATCCCCGCGTCATCCACATCCTGAAATCCTGA
- a CDS encoding histidine phosphatase family protein has product MGEERPELVLIRHAPVAEPGVLNGRRDVAARLSPDAIHALRQGAGRVAKVVVSPALRCRQTAKALWPDAEPTEDARLWEQDFGDFEGRALQHLPDLGEISPDALAAHRWPGGESFADVCSRAAPALQDAAGMARDHGAPVAVVAHAGVIRAALALVTGHVPGALAFEIAPLSVTRLGVWRGAPVSVRSVNRVFA; this is encoded by the coding sequence ATGGGCGAAGAGCGACCGGAACTGGTCCTGATCCGGCATGCGCCGGTGGCGGAGCCGGGCGTCCTGAACGGACGACGCGACGTTGCGGCCCGGCTGTCCCCAGACGCCATCCATGCGCTGCGCCAGGGGGCGGGGCGGGTGGCGAAGGTCGTGGTCAGCCCGGCGCTGCGCTGCCGCCAGACGGCAAAGGCGCTTTGGCCCGACGCCGAGCCTACGGAAGACGCCCGCCTCTGGGAGCAGGACTTCGGCGATTTCGAGGGGCGCGCGCTGCAGCACCTGCCCGACCTTGGCGAGATATCTCCGGACGCGCTGGCCGCGCACCGCTGGCCGGGCGGCGAAAGCTTCGCCGACGTCTGTTCGCGGGCGGCACCGGCCCTGCAGGACGCCGCAGGCATGGCCCGGGACCACGGCGCGCCGGTGGCGGTCGTGGCGCATGCGGGCGTGATTCGCGCGGCGCTTGCGCTGGTCACGGGGCATGTGCCCGGCGCATTGGCGTTCGAGATCGCGCCGCTGTCGGTCACCCGCCTAGGCGTCTGGCGCGGAGCGCCTGTCTCGGTGCGCAGCGTGAACCGGGTCTTCGCATGA
- a CDS encoding acyl-CoA dehydrogenase family protein, translating into MTPETLLSLLNATPGWAAQAAAADLDDTATLQILSEAAKVAGTTLAPMAARADETGCRVEQGRVRTPEGYGDAFRQMGADGWIASDLGSDLGGMDMPLALHAAASLPMEGAALPFMMLLGSTRAAAHCLAATAPDLAAEWCPKLASGEWAATICISEPDAGSDVGRIRTKAMPAGDGWTVSGTKCWISFGDHDMAERIGHLCLARTGAPEDGTRGLSLFLVADTLDDGTRNGIFVERIEEKLGLHGSPTCVLRFETAEASLIGTPGRGLPALFNMIELMRLQVGVQGAGVAATCATLARDYADDRRQGGRPDAAPVAIASHPDVRRQLWQMEARALIATALVVETAVTLGDAHAGNTEAAALSAFLLPLAKTFGGELGQANADAAIQVLGGAGYTREWPAERHFRDVRITTVYEGTTGMQAQDVLFRRLLKDGPAIRAALLARLDGGSVFPTLLARLDTLVERLSGATPAAQALAADAALRAAWEVVAAGLAERLRAALGQEDALDLWLFGAAARMGVAEASVDWALAVSDR; encoded by the coding sequence ATGACACCTGAAACGCTCCTCTCCCTCCTGAACGCGACGCCCGGCTGGGCGGCGCAGGCCGCGGCCGCCGACCTCGACGACACCGCAACGCTGCAGATCCTCTCGGAGGCGGCGAAGGTCGCCGGGACCACGCTCGCGCCGATGGCCGCCAGGGCCGACGAGACAGGCTGCCGGGTCGAGCAAGGGCGGGTCAGGACGCCCGAAGGCTACGGGGACGCCTTCCGGCAAATGGGCGCGGACGGCTGGATCGCGTCCGACCTGGGATCCGATCTCGGCGGTATGGACATGCCGCTGGCGCTGCACGCGGCGGCATCCCTGCCGATGGAGGGCGCGGCCCTGCCCTTCATGATGCTGTTGGGCTCCACCCGCGCGGCGGCACATTGCCTTGCCGCCACCGCGCCGGACCTGGCGGCGGAATGGTGCCCGAAACTCGCCTCCGGTGAGTGGGCGGCGACGATCTGCATCTCCGAGCCGGACGCCGGGTCGGACGTGGGCCGCATCCGCACGAAGGCCATGCCTGCGGGCGACGGCTGGACCGTCTCGGGCACGAAATGCTGGATCAGCTTCGGCGATCACGACATGGCGGAGCGCATCGGACACCTCTGCCTCGCCCGGACCGGCGCGCCGGAGGACGGAACGCGCGGCCTGTCGCTGTTCCTCGTGGCCGACACCCTGGACGACGGCACGCGCAATGGCATCTTCGTCGAGCGAATCGAGGAGAAGCTGGGCCTGCACGGTTCGCCGACCTGCGTCCTGCGGTTCGAGACCGCCGAAGCCAGCCTGATCGGCACGCCCGGGCGCGGGTTGCCTGCCCTCTTCAACATGATCGAGCTGATGCGACTGCAGGTCGGGGTACAGGGCGCGGGCGTCGCCGCAACATGCGCCACGCTGGCGCGGGACTACGCCGATGACCGACGCCAGGGCGGCCGCCCCGACGCGGCCCCTGTCGCCATCGCGTCGCACCCGGATGTGCGACGCCAGCTTTGGCAGATGGAGGCGCGCGCCCTGATCGCAACGGCGCTTGTCGTGGAAACCGCCGTGACCCTGGGCGACGCCCATGCCGGCAACACGGAGGCAGCGGCGCTCTCGGCCTTCCTCCTGCCGCTGGCCAAGACCTTTGGCGGCGAGCTGGGGCAGGCGAATGCGGATGCCGCGATCCAGGTGCTGGGCGGCGCGGGTTACACGCGGGAATGGCCCGCCGAGCGGCACTTTCGCGATGTCCGCATCACCACGGTCTACGAAGGCACCACCGGCATGCAGGCCCAGGACGTGCTGTTCCGCCGTTTGCTGAAGGACGGCCCGGCGATCCGCGCGGCCCTGCTGGCCCGGCTCGACGGCGGATCGGTCTTCCCGACCCTGCTGGCACGGCTGGATACCCTCGTCGAGCGCCTGTCCGGCGCAACGCCCGCAGCGCAGGCGCTTGCGGCGGACGCGGCCCTGCGCGCCGCCTGGGAGGTGGTCGCCGCCGGGCTGGCGGAACGCCTGCGGGCCGCGCTCGGCCAAGAGGATGCGCTGGACCTGTGGCTCTTTGGCGCCGCGGCGCGGATGGGCGTGGCAGAAGCATCCGTGGACTGGGCGTTGGCGGTTTCGGATCGCTGA